Proteins encoded together in one Prosthecobacter fusiformis window:
- a CDS encoding type II toxin-antitoxin system VapC family toxin, which yields MKLLIDTHALLWFCEGHASLSAKARAAMEDESNERYVSHATAWEVAIKVSLGKIQLKLDYEILFSQVVKANGFQMMGQDLRHYQALIAMPKHHGDPFDRLLIAQAQVEGMTILSCDRNFAAYGVPLLW from the coding sequence ATGAAGCTTCTGATTGATACTCATGCCTTGCTATGGTTTTGCGAAGGCCACGCCTCACTCAGCGCAAAAGCGCGTGCTGCCATGGAAGATGAAAGCAACGAGCGTTACGTCAGCCATGCCACGGCTTGGGAAGTGGCTATAAAAGTGAGCCTTGGGAAGATCCAGCTGAAACTGGACTATGAAATTCTCTTTTCGCAGGTGGTGAAGGCCAACGGATTCCAAATGATGGGCCAAGATTTACGGCACTATCAGGCATTGATCGCCATGCCAAAGCATCATGGCGATCCCTTTGACCGGTTGCTGATCGCGCAGGCCCAGGTGGAGGGCATGACCATCCTAAGCTGTGACAGGAATTTTGCGGCCTATGGCGTGCCGCTTCTTTGGTAG
- the nadB gene encoding L-aspartate oxidase, translating into MTDYDFIIVGSGAGGLSAALHASEHGTVAILTKRGALDSNSNWAQGGIACVTSEEDSIEQHVSDTLIAGAGLCNEAAVRTIVTEGPDRIAELVKWGVHFDQREASDGHLEFDLTREGGHSQRRVLHAADATGRELTEKLLAAVKERPNITLYENHFAIDIITTAKLGFVTEDRVLGLYVLNETTHEVVTFRSDRVVLSTGGSGRVYLYTTNPRVATGDGVAMAWRAGASIANMEFIQFHPTCLYHPQKRSFLITEAMRGEGARLIDNKGQEFMHRYDPRGSLAPRDIVARAIDSEIKRTGGPCVYLDISHRPAEFILSHFPNIYKACLEVDIDITKQSIPVVPAAHYQCGGVVTDVNGATRIRGLCAVGEVGCTGLHGANRLASNSLLECLVISHRAVDHMLRKMPIGKEAEQIYSVPPWQSGEAVDNDELVVIYHNWDEIRRLMWDYVSILRTTKRLQRAAARLRNLKREVQEFYWNFRITSELLELRNLVETASLIVECAIRRHESRGLHFTLDYPEKDSAREPADTTLRRY; encoded by the coding sequence GTGACTGATTACGATTTCATCATTGTCGGCAGTGGTGCCGGTGGTCTGAGCGCGGCCCTGCATGCCTCTGAGCATGGCACAGTGGCCATCCTCACTAAACGCGGAGCGCTGGACTCCAATTCTAACTGGGCCCAGGGCGGCATCGCCTGCGTGACCAGCGAGGAAGACAGCATCGAGCAGCACGTCAGTGATACCCTCATCGCCGGCGCGGGCCTTTGCAATGAAGCGGCGGTGCGCACCATCGTCACCGAAGGGCCGGACCGCATCGCCGAGCTGGTGAAATGGGGCGTGCACTTCGACCAGCGCGAAGCCTCCGACGGCCACCTGGAATTTGACCTGACGCGCGAGGGCGGGCACTCCCAGCGGCGCGTGCTTCATGCTGCCGATGCCACTGGACGGGAGCTGACGGAAAAGCTGCTGGCCGCTGTCAAAGAGCGGCCCAACATCACGCTCTACGAAAATCACTTTGCCATTGATATCATCACCACGGCCAAGCTTGGTTTTGTCACGGAGGACCGCGTGCTGGGCCTCTACGTGCTCAATGAAACCACGCATGAAGTCGTCACCTTCCGCTCGGATCGCGTCGTGCTTTCCACCGGCGGCAGCGGCCGTGTGTACCTTTACACCACCAACCCGCGTGTGGCCACCGGGGATGGCGTGGCCATGGCCTGGCGGGCCGGGGCCAGCATCGCAAACATGGAGTTCATCCAGTTTCACCCCACCTGCCTCTATCACCCGCAGAAGCGCTCCTTCCTCATCACCGAAGCCATGCGAGGCGAGGGTGCCCGGCTGATCGATAATAAGGGGCAGGAATTCATGCACCGTTATGATCCGCGCGGCTCCCTGGCCCCGCGTGACATCGTCGCCCGCGCCATTGATAGCGAGATCAAGCGCACCGGCGGCCCCTGCGTGTATCTGGACATCTCCCACCGTCCGGCGGAGTTTATCCTCAGCCACTTCCCGAACATCTACAAAGCCTGCCTGGAGGTGGATATCGACATCACCAAGCAGTCCATCCCCGTCGTCCCCGCAGCTCATTACCAGTGTGGCGGCGTCGTTACGGATGTGAATGGTGCTACCCGAATTCGAGGCCTCTGTGCCGTAGGGGAGGTCGGTTGCACCGGCCTGCATGGGGCCAACCGCCTGGCCAGCAACTCCCTGCTGGAGTGCCTCGTCATTTCCCACCGTGCTGTGGATCACATGCTGCGCAAGATGCCCATCGGCAAAGAGGCCGAGCAGATTTACTCGGTGCCCCCATGGCAGAGCGGTGAGGCTGTGGACAATGACGAGCTCGTCGTCATCTACCACAACTGGGATGAAATCCGCCGCCTCATGTGGGATTACGTCTCCATCCTGCGCACCACCAAGCGCCTCCAACGCGCCGCCGCCCGCCTGCGCAATTTAAAGCGCGAGGTCCAGGAGTTTTACTGGAACTTCCGCATCACCAGCGAGCTCCTGGAACTCCGCAACCTCGTCGAAACCGCCTCACTCATCGTCGAATGCGCCATCCGCCGCCATGAGAGCCGGGGGCTGCATTTCACGCTGGATTACCCGGAGAAAGACTCCGCGCGTGAGCCTGCGGATACGACGCTGAGGCGGTATTAG
- a CDS encoding tetratricopeptide repeat protein: MRPRFFILTFLLGFAVLAAVFFGSRLLSRSSLFRALAGSYEEAADVKALRAELKAYTAQASKLSAEEAAGQWLVLFDAWTQVYQDIEFEKLVEVLPPVQTWDALAEAIEKRPQNMEPLQRQCLILMSAVLRDDSQGRQQAMAGLRDLITKYPKIAKHGVSYFQESVDRIGRTLDTLAGSPQEQVAALAATLDAYEKDESMVEEILIPDLLQEADEATVAPLIARALRLKAGISVSGKQTRRLTSKLALENLPDLKRPVWEFVETEADLPLYEGLVKKFPDDDSSHRSDAERLYLLHLIAAGRTEEAMAFTLNRIGNESGVQLTLHAADIDAMQKQGFGRQMLDFLRTMLSQQPALPLWQVFIELSAHEGQSREALQLLREAVAKPALAGRARSEVEGCLYRALLAADEVDEGVKILREMVKRGPAKTTASPASISLDKLPEEVKSKLSPEAQRNLQFIANHRQDTPEREQIDLAEVLLSLGLLLNMPELVDEAVAGALAAYAQIPEEGTGSVSEMWTVTDMLVKAGRSSTAETFLKDRLVRASNSGSQRRFLHRTQDILVTLMGVYDKAGQYGEIVQLLDTSPGWRAKDLADLAQTSFRDSVLVMVAKALAETGKTDVARRIAQRAVQQRPDKDSAYALLLSLGGDDLESRLDALQAAHRFQERPLIWKAQLQLNQGRLEEAEKSVRAAIAIDPSDGEQGKGDRMRAYAVLADILEKKGDAEQAATMRGAVKAIRISENADDWWNAGLLSRAVARYEEALTHFADAYCIQSRLALRYSELGDFAKAEMHYRRAFELMPDSFGRVESHCFGCEGAFKGKRAQNIADQVFTRLALKMPDKPQISYLLGYLRDQQGNHTEAVSHYRRAVTLDPDYLNAWKKLLATTDHVPMPRAEREQATLALFRLDPATQNKGLESMASLPLLWEAILAAEAAQLRPETGPLYPLTAAAEFAAKNRDLRRELEYKERREAEDNGYRKHLGQNRLMQTVGQMFDQVNQGRF, encoded by the coding sequence ATGCGCCCGCGCTTCTTTATCCTAACCTTCCTCCTCGGTTTCGCAGTTCTTGCGGCTGTGTTTTTCGGTAGCAGGCTCCTTTCTAGAAGCAGCCTGTTCCGGGCACTCGCAGGCTCCTATGAAGAGGCGGCAGATGTCAAAGCCCTGAGGGCGGAGTTAAAGGCATATACTGCGCAGGCGTCTAAGTTGTCGGCGGAAGAAGCTGCTGGCCAATGGCTGGTTTTGTTTGATGCGTGGACGCAGGTGTACCAGGACATTGAGTTTGAGAAACTGGTGGAGGTTTTGCCGCCTGTGCAGACTTGGGATGCTCTGGCGGAGGCGATAGAAAAACGTCCCCAGAATATGGAGCCGCTGCAGAGGCAGTGCCTCATCCTGATGAGCGCTGTCCTGCGGGATGATTCGCAAGGCCGCCAGCAAGCGATGGCGGGGCTTCGCGACCTGATCACGAAGTATCCCAAGATAGCCAAGCATGGCGTGTCTTATTTCCAGGAGTCGGTGGATCGTATCGGGCGCACGCTGGATACTTTGGCCGGGAGTCCACAGGAACAAGTAGCCGCCCTGGCGGCGACATTAGACGCCTATGAGAAGGATGAGAGCATGGTGGAGGAAATCCTGATTCCGGACCTGCTTCAGGAGGCCGATGAGGCCACGGTGGCTCCGCTTATCGCCCGTGCGCTGCGGCTAAAGGCTGGCATCAGCGTCAGCGGAAAACAAACGCGTCGTCTCACGTCCAAGCTGGCCCTGGAAAATCTGCCGGATTTGAAAAGACCTGTGTGGGAGTTCGTCGAGACCGAGGCGGACCTGCCGCTTTATGAGGGACTGGTGAAGAAGTTTCCCGATGATGATTCGTCCCACCGGAGCGATGCGGAAAGACTCTACCTGCTGCACCTGATTGCCGCAGGCCGGACGGAAGAGGCCATGGCTTTCACCCTGAACCGGATTGGGAATGAAAGTGGAGTTCAACTGACTCTTCACGCGGCAGATATTGATGCCATGCAAAAGCAGGGCTTTGGGCGGCAGATGCTGGATTTTCTGCGCACGATGCTGAGCCAGCAGCCTGCCTTGCCTTTGTGGCAGGTGTTCATTGAGCTGTCTGCTCACGAGGGACAGTCCAGGGAAGCGTTGCAACTCCTGCGTGAAGCTGTGGCCAAACCCGCTCTGGCGGGTAGGGCGAGGAGCGAGGTGGAAGGCTGCCTTTACCGTGCACTGCTGGCTGCCGATGAGGTGGATGAAGGGGTGAAAATCCTCCGCGAGATGGTGAAAAGAGGGCCTGCAAAAACGACAGCAAGCCCCGCCTCGATCTCGCTCGATAAACTGCCAGAGGAGGTGAAAAGCAAATTGTCACCGGAAGCGCAACGCAATCTCCAGTTTATCGCCAACCATCGGCAGGACACGCCCGAAAGGGAGCAGATAGACCTTGCTGAAGTGCTCCTCAGCCTGGGGCTTTTACTGAACATGCCAGAGCTGGTGGATGAAGCCGTCGCTGGGGCTTTGGCTGCTTATGCCCAGATTCCCGAGGAGGGGACTGGAAGCGTGAGCGAGATGTGGACGGTGACGGACATGTTGGTCAAAGCTGGCCGCAGCAGCACAGCGGAAACATTTCTGAAGGACCGACTGGTCCGTGCTTCCAATTCAGGATCGCAGAGGCGCTTTTTGCATAGGACGCAGGACATATTGGTGACGCTGATGGGGGTGTACGATAAGGCGGGGCAGTATGGGGAGATCGTCCAGCTTCTAGATACCTCCCCAGGCTGGCGGGCAAAGGATCTGGCCGATCTTGCGCAGACATCCTTCCGCGATTCCGTATTGGTGATGGTAGCCAAGGCCCTGGCGGAGACAGGCAAAACTGACGTTGCGAGGCGCATCGCTCAGCGGGCTGTGCAGCAGCGCCCGGACAAGGACTCCGCGTATGCTCTTTTGCTAAGCCTGGGCGGAGACGATTTGGAAAGCCGCCTGGATGCCCTTCAGGCCGCCCATCGTTTTCAAGAGAGGCCGCTCATCTGGAAGGCCCAGTTGCAACTCAATCAAGGGCGGCTGGAGGAAGCGGAAAAGTCCGTCCGCGCGGCCATCGCGATTGACCCCAGCGATGGTGAACAGGGGAAAGGCGACCGCATGCGGGCCTATGCCGTCCTTGCGGATATCCTGGAAAAAAAGGGAGATGCGGAGCAGGCCGCCACCATGCGCGGTGCGGTGAAGGCCATCCGCATTTCGGAAAATGCGGATGACTGGTGGAATGCCGGGCTGCTCTCCCGAGCCGTGGCCAGGTATGAGGAGGCGCTCACCCATTTTGCGGATGCCTACTGCATCCAGTCACGACTGGCCTTGCGCTACAGTGAGCTGGGAGACTTCGCCAAGGCGGAGATGCATTACCGGCGTGCGTTTGAGCTCATGCCGGACAGCTTTGGCCGCGTGGAAAGCCACTGCTTCGGCTGCGAGGGAGCGTTCAAGGGCAAACGTGCCCAAAACATCGCGGATCAGGTCTTCACCCGCCTGGCCCTGAAAATGCCGGACAAACCGCAGATCTCCTACCTCCTGGGCTACCTGCGTGATCAGCAGGGGAACCACACCGAAGCCGTCAGCCATTACCGCCGTGCGGTGACACTGGACCCGGATTACCTCAATGCCTGGAAAAAACTCCTCGCCACCACGGATCATGTGCCCATGCCCAGGGCGGAGCGGGAGCAGGCCACCCTGGCTCTCTTTCGCCTGGATCCTGCCACCCAGAACAAGGGGCTGGAATCCATGGCCAGTCTGCCATTGCTTTGGGAAGCCATCCTGGCGGCTGAGGCTGCACAGCTAAGGCCTGAAACGGGTCCCCTTTATCCGCTGACGGCTGCCGCGGAATTCGCGGCCAAAAATCGTGACCTCAGACGTGAACTGGAATACAAGGAGCGCCGTGAGGCGGAGGATAACGGCTACCGGAAGCACCTGGGGCAGAACCGCCTGATGCAGACCGTCGGGCAGATGTTTGATCAGGTGAACCAGGGTCGGTTTTAA
- a CDS encoding ribonuclease E inhibitor RraB yields the protein MSDPKPRQPKTITLEMLQKMFVNISEKTDWDMTSEMLWGYFFTHHEPGALEVARDLLVEQGYRFVNIYQLEEEDPNAPRPWWLHLEKEETHTPASLDVRNDELYQFAYDQGLDSYDGMDIGPIETEGE from the coding sequence ATGTCCGACCCCAAACCCCGCCAGCCTAAAACCATCACCCTCGAAATGCTTCAGAAGATGTTCGTGAACATCTCTGAAAAGACGGATTGGGACATGACGAGCGAGATGTTGTGGGGGTACTTTTTCACTCATCATGAGCCGGGAGCTTTGGAAGTAGCGCGGGATCTCCTGGTGGAACAGGGCTACCGGTTTGTGAATATTTACCAGCTCGAAGAAGAAGATCCGAATGCCCCGCGCCCCTGGTGGCTACATTTGGAAAAGGAGGAGACTCATACCCCCGCCAGCCTGGATGTCCGCAATGATGAGCTGTATCAGTTCGCCTATGATCAGGGCCTGGACAGCTATGATGGCATGGACATCGGGCCGATTGAGACGGAAGGGGAATAG
- the panC gene encoding pantoate--beta-alanine ligase: MILIETVKELRAWRKSAGRVIFVPTMGALHDGHAALVREARHMAGTDAQVAASIFVNPLQFGPNEDFDRYPRTLEADLAICQAAGADMVFAPGVKEVYHADRSIQIRESSLSNVLCGASRPGHFDGVCTVVAKLFNLVQPDDAVFGKKDYQQLAIIRRLVRDLNFPVEIHGLETVREDDGLAMSSRNRYLSPAERAQAPALRAALVKARDAWQADVTGGCHLLHIIHQHLAEHATLGRKDYIALVDRHTLQPLDIVQNDGLIALAVFFDKARLIDNIELVR, encoded by the coding sequence ATGATCCTGATCGAGACCGTTAAAGAACTGCGCGCTTGGAGAAAATCTGCTGGCCGGGTGATCTTTGTGCCCACCATGGGTGCTCTGCATGATGGCCACGCCGCCCTCGTCCGTGAAGCCCGTCACATGGCCGGAACCGATGCCCAAGTGGCCGCCAGCATCTTTGTGAACCCGCTTCAATTTGGGCCTAACGAAGACTTTGACCGCTACCCGCGGACCCTGGAGGCGGACCTCGCCATCTGCCAGGCAGCCGGTGCGGACATGGTCTTTGCCCCCGGTGTGAAGGAAGTCTATCACGCTGACCGCAGCATCCAAATCCGCGAAAGCAGCCTGTCCAACGTCCTCTGCGGAGCCAGCCGCCCCGGCCACTTTGACGGCGTGTGCACCGTGGTGGCGAAGCTCTTCAATCTCGTCCAGCCTGACGATGCCGTCTTTGGCAAAAAGGACTATCAGCAGCTCGCCATCATCCGCCGTCTGGTCCGCGACCTCAATTTCCCAGTGGAGATCCACGGCCTGGAAACCGTGCGCGAAGACGACGGCCTGGCCATGAGCTCCCGCAACCGCTACCTCAGCCCTGCAGAACGCGCCCAGGCCCCCGCTCTGCGTGCGGCTCTGGTCAAAGCCCGCGATGCCTGGCAGGCTGATGTGACCGGTGGCTGTCATCTGCTCCACATCATCCACCAGCACCTCGCCGAGCACGCCACACTCGGCCGCAAAGACTACATCGCCCTCGTGGACCGCCATACCCTCCAGCCCCTGGACATCGTCCAAAACGACGGGCTTATTGCGCTCGCAGTGTTCTTCGACAAGGCGCGGCTGATTGATAACATTGAACTGGTGAGGTAA
- a CDS encoding ABC transporter permease: MILFFRQWQGELLKLFARRRTFIGFGVFLALEAFILFRLRTGGLRNMINGALARQGASLEYYDSALTMALQVLGISCFLLGGIYVTLVAGDIVAKENEDGHFRLLLVRPISRLRLLTIKFLTCCCYTVVLVQFMAGSSFLLGVAIKGWGGGFFALLLVDNISELHDWGNGLYHYATASLFLAFAMTVISSIAFFLSCFSIKPAAATIGALSYALSDLILKQTPYMQDYEHFLLTKHIAVWGQLLLAAPDWAVVLRSFTVLAAVNASLFIVGAAIFESRDLKS; encoded by the coding sequence ATGATCCTCTTTTTCCGCCAGTGGCAGGGTGAACTGCTGAAGCTCTTTGCCAGACGCCGCACGTTCATCGGGTTCGGGGTGTTTCTGGCACTGGAAGCCTTCATCCTGTTTCGCCTGCGGACAGGCGGACTCAGAAATATGATCAACGGCGCGCTGGCCCGCCAGGGAGCTTCGCTGGAATATTATGACTCTGCGCTCACCATGGCACTGCAGGTCCTGGGCATCTCCTGCTTTCTCCTGGGGGGGATCTATGTGACGCTGGTGGCGGGTGACATCGTGGCCAAGGAAAATGAAGACGGGCACTTCCGGTTGTTGCTGGTGCGGCCCATCAGCCGACTGCGGCTGCTGACGATCAAGTTTCTCACCTGCTGCTGCTACACGGTGGTGCTGGTGCAGTTCATGGCGGGGTCATCTTTTTTGTTAGGCGTGGCGATCAAGGGCTGGGGTGGCGGGTTTTTTGCCCTGCTGCTGGTGGATAACATCAGCGAGCTGCATGACTGGGGAAACGGCCTCTACCATTATGCGACCGCCAGCCTCTTTCTGGCCTTTGCGATGACGGTCATCAGTTCCATCGCCTTTTTCCTCTCCTGCTTTTCCATCAAACCCGCAGCGGCCACCATCGGTGCACTCTCTTATGCATTGAGTGACCTCATTCTGAAACAGACCCCTTACATGCAGGATTACGAGCACTTCTTGCTCACGAAACACATCGCAGTCTGGGGGCAGTTGCTGCTGGCCGCGCCGGACTGGGCGGTGGTCCTCAGATCCTTCACCGTCCTGGCTGCCGTCAATGCCTCCCTCTTCATCGTGGGCGCAGCCATTTTTGAATCCAGAGACCTCAAATCATGA
- a CDS encoding ABC transporter ATP-binding protein yields MALLEVCNLTKRWPNGRLALDDVSFEMRQGEILGLLGHNGAGKSTILGITLGMVRPDEGEVRIAGHSVQQERSRALSHVGAIYEAAHFYEYLSGWQNLRVLCSLSGWWDEDEAKRILKLVNLADRAHHKTKTYSHGMRQRLALAQALLPLPKCLLLDEPTDGLDPEGIREFREFVLKLRSDLGMTILLNSHLLAEVEQMCDRCVILKQGRKMYEGPVPSQEKKQGVFHLQTRDLAKAKEAISSAGAMLDPVTQLVELPPHLLGHELLKSLVEAGVRVDSWQPHKPTLEEFYLGLTGA; encoded by the coding sequence ATGGCCCTCCTCGAAGTCTGCAACCTCACCAAACGCTGGCCCAATGGCCGACTGGCGCTGGATGATGTGAGCTTCGAAATGCGCCAGGGGGAGATCCTTGGTCTGCTGGGCCACAATGGCGCAGGAAAAAGCACCATCCTGGGCATCACTCTCGGCATGGTCAGGCCGGATGAGGGGGAAGTGCGCATCGCAGGCCATTCGGTCCAGCAGGAACGGTCCCGTGCCCTGAGCCACGTCGGGGCCATTTATGAGGCTGCCCATTTTTATGAATACCTGTCTGGCTGGCAAAACCTGCGCGTGCTTTGCTCCCTCTCTGGCTGGTGGGATGAGGACGAGGCCAAGCGCATCCTGAAGCTGGTGAATCTGGCGGACCGTGCCCATCATAAAACGAAGACCTACAGCCACGGCATGCGGCAACGCCTCGCCCTGGCCCAGGCCTTGCTGCCCTTGCCGAAGTGCCTGCTGCTGGATGAACCGACGGATGGTCTGGATCCCGAAGGTATTCGTGAGTTCCGTGAGTTCGTCCTCAAACTCCGCTCGGATCTCGGCATGACCATCCTGCTGAATTCCCACCTCCTGGCTGAAGTGGAGCAGATGTGCGACCGCTGTGTCATCCTCAAACAAGGCCGCAAAATGTACGAAGGCCCGGTCCCCTCGCAGGAAAAAAAGCAGGGTGTCTTCCACCTGCAAACGCGGGATCTGGCCAAGGCCAAAGAAGCCATTTCCAGCGCTGGAGCCATGCTGGATCCCGTGACGCAACTTGTGGAGCTGCCACCTCACCTACTAGGCCATGAATTGCTGAAATCTCTTGTCGAAGCGGGTGTCCGTGTGGACTCCTGGCAGCCGCATAAACCGACCCTGGAAGAATTTTACCTCGGCCTAACCGGCGCATGA
- a CDS encoding FHA domain-containing protein translates to MATLIFYLEDGTTLNHTLDEGTTTIGRHPDSVVVLEFSSVSGHHAVIELSDNGCFISDLKSSNGTRVNGVEIEEAQLQDGDRIGFGDVQAVFAAGEAPAIAYVPQPEVKAAEPPPPVMKANYRPAPPKRNPQVKRSGYPQSEGGGCGTAIVVIGLFIAALLAGLYMRHHKETEGGNFFEDVAGKLGTKIPKIKIEKKIEE, encoded by the coding sequence ATGGCCACGCTTATATTCTACCTCGAAGATGGAACGACTTTGAATCATACGCTTGATGAGGGTACGACCACCATCGGACGGCACCCGGACAGCGTGGTCGTACTGGAGTTTTCTTCGGTATCTGGGCACCATGCGGTGATCGAGCTTTCTGACAATGGCTGCTTCATCAGTGATCTGAAATCCAGCAATGGTACGCGTGTGAACGGCGTTGAGATCGAAGAAGCTCAACTCCAGGACGGTGACCGGATCGGATTCGGGGATGTGCAGGCCGTTTTCGCTGCTGGGGAGGCACCCGCCATTGCTTACGTCCCACAGCCTGAGGTAAAGGCGGCTGAACCCCCGCCACCGGTGATGAAGGCCAACTACCGCCCGGCACCACCCAAGCGGAATCCGCAGGTGAAAAGAAGCGGTTATCCGCAAAGCGAAGGCGGCGGATGCGGCACAGCCATCGTGGTTATCGGCCTTTTTATCGCCGCGCTTCTGGCCGGTCTGTATATGCGCCACCACAAAGAAACCGAAGGCGGCAATTTCTTTGAAGACGTGGCAGGCAAGCTGGGCACCAAGATTCCGAAGATCAAGATCGAGAAAAAAATCGAGGAATGA
- a CDS encoding Gfo/Idh/MocA family protein: MNRRAFLSTSLASSLALNQAFSATAAPTRVAVIGHTGRGNFGHGIDSMWLDIPETQIVAVADADAKGLAGALKKLKIDKGYADYRNMLAEAKADIIAIGPRHIDQHYEMTMAAIETGARGIYMEKPFVPTLKQADEIIAACEKQGTKVALAHRNRYHPVLPLLKKMIADGAIGRPLEYRARGKEDRRGGSLDLWVLGSHLFNLVHYFAGDPRSCSAGVYQEGRLITQADVKEGAEGIGPLAGNEVHARFEMADGLPAFFDSVQNAGVKTTGFGLQIIGTEGIIDLRIDAEPLAHLLEGSPFGPNDKPRTWVPITTGGVGKPEPVENIRKLVAGHVGPGRDLIAAIQEGREPLCSAKDSRVTLEMTMGIFESHRLRGQRVDLPLKDRSHPLTRLS; this comes from the coding sequence ATGAATCGCCGCGCCTTTCTTTCCACTTCCCTGGCTTCCTCCCTGGCCCTGAATCAAGCCTTCAGCGCCACGGCAGCACCGACACGCGTGGCAGTGATCGGTCATACCGGCCGGGGAAACTTTGGCCATGGCATTGATTCCATGTGGCTGGATATCCCGGAGACCCAGATCGTGGCGGTCGCGGATGCGGATGCCAAAGGCCTGGCTGGAGCACTGAAAAAGCTAAAAATCGACAAAGGCTACGCCGACTACCGCAACATGCTGGCAGAAGCGAAGGCGGATATTATCGCCATCGGCCCGCGTCACATCGACCAGCACTATGAAATGACCATGGCCGCCATTGAGACCGGTGCGCGCGGCATTTACATGGAGAAACCCTTCGTGCCGACCCTGAAGCAAGCGGATGAAATCATCGCGGCCTGCGAGAAACAGGGGACCAAGGTGGCCCTGGCCCATCGCAACCGTTACCACCCCGTTCTGCCCCTGCTGAAGAAAATGATCGCGGACGGAGCCATCGGCAGGCCGCTGGAATACCGGGCACGAGGCAAAGAGGATAGACGTGGCGGATCTCTAGACCTGTGGGTGCTGGGCTCCCATCTGTTTAACCTGGTCCATTACTTTGCCGGAGATCCCCGCTCCTGCTCAGCAGGGGTTTACCAGGAAGGCAGGCTCATCACCCAGGCAGATGTCAAAGAGGGAGCCGAAGGCATCGGACCCCTGGCAGGCAATGAAGTACATGCGCGCTTTGAAATGGCGGATGGACTGCCTGCATTCTTTGATTCGGTGCAGAATGCGGGGGTCAAGACGACTGGATTCGGCCTGCAGATCATCGGCACGGAGGGAATCATCGACCTGCGCATTGATGCAGAACCGCTGGCGCATTTGCTGGAAGGCAGTCCCTTTGGCCCGAACGACAAACCACGTACCTGGGTACCCATCACCACGGGTGGTGTGGGTAAACCGGAGCCCGTGGAAAACATTCGCAAACTGGTGGCCGGCCATGTCGGCCCAGGGCGTGACCTCATCGCAGCTATCCAGGAAGGCCGCGAGCCTCTGTGCAGCGCCAAGGATTCCCGCGTGACTCTGGAAATGACCATGGGCATCTTTGAATCCCATCGCCTCCGGGGACAGCGCGTGGACCTGCCCTTGAAGGATCGCAGTCATCCACTGACGCGGCTTTCTTGA
- a CDS encoding phosphatidylserine decarboxylase: MPAVPIQFYNRLTQRLETEAVYGEGPLRFVYENPLGKIALHGLVKRALFSDWYGRQMDAPKSMERIRPFITQYGVNEAEFAEPVESYGSFNDFFYRKLKPEARPVVAEAGAVALPADGRHFVIPDVTLGPDFFVKGIRFNLPALLGDAALASKYEGGSVLISRLCPTDYHRFHFPWAGTPDTPRLINGPLYSVSPIAFMKRPSLFWENKRYVTRLETQDLGTVMLLEVGATCVGTVVHTALPDKPVRKGDEKGYFRFGGSCFITIFEKGRVRFCDDLVENSALGREVYARVGDVAAQRL; this comes from the coding sequence ATGCCTGCTGTGCCCATCCAGTTTTATAACCGCCTGACCCAACGCCTGGAAACGGAGGCCGTTTATGGGGAGGGGCCGCTGCGCTTCGTTTATGAAAACCCCCTGGGCAAGATCGCCCTGCATGGGCTGGTAAAACGAGCCCTGTTTTCAGACTGGTACGGGCGGCAGATGGATGCGCCCAAAAGCATGGAGAGAATCCGCCCTTTCATCACGCAGTATGGTGTGAATGAAGCGGAATTTGCCGAGCCGGTGGAGAGCTACGGCAGCTTCAATGACTTCTTTTACCGCAAACTGAAGCCGGAGGCGCGCCCGGTGGTGGCGGAGGCTGGAGCAGTGGCTCTGCCCGCAGACGGGCGGCATTTCGTGATCCCAGATGTGACCCTGGGGCCGGACTTTTTCGTGAAAGGCATTCGCTTTAACCTCCCTGCGCTGCTGGGCGATGCGGCACTGGCCAGCAAGTATGAGGGCGGCAGTGTACTGATTTCCCGGCTGTGCCCGACCGATTACCACCGCTTTCATTTCCCCTGGGCCGGGACACCGGATACACCCCGACTCATCAATGGACCTCTCTACTCCGTCAGCCCAATCGCCTTTATGAAACGGCCGAGCCTGTTCTGGGAGAATAAGCGCTATGTGACACGCCTGGAGACACAGGATCTGGGCACCGTGATGTTGCTGGAAGTGGGTGCCACCTGTGTGGGGACGGTGGTGCATACCGCCCTGCCGGATAAGCCTGTGCGCAAGGGGGATGAAAAGGGGTACTTCCGCTTCGGCGGATCCTGCTTCATCACGATTTTCGAAAAAGGACGTGTGCGTTTCTGCGATGATCTGGTGGAAAACAGTGCGTTAGGCCGGGAGGTCTATGCACGGGTGGGAGATGTGGCCGCACAGAGGTTATAA